The Labrus bergylta chromosome 15, fLabBer1.1, whole genome shotgun sequence genome includes a region encoding these proteins:
- the LOC110004287 gene encoding uncharacterized protein has product MHQLRRTKLSLIVILTLLVTAVTGDDTASLTVKHGHDVTLPCGNVIKDQQKCDSPSWLFSRYSRSTAGELVTLGNISKNEKAKAKAKRLNVTEDCSLVIKNVTREDVGRYSCRQIRSGEQHGLDALLLLNVIDIDSDDPYRFYCSVFRFGDCAHTVKWYYKGDKTDISEHQQTDCTAAVIFTTEVEKSKIEELLFCNVTDKQSGQTLLCNAFSKSSCEKTGSTSAGGNEITEDETLKKPGWIRFIIVSVGLAVLIIIFVTISIWVRTKENKTQMDHNAVENDEGEASVIYENYGGHDASVRFQ; this is encoded by the exons ATGCATCAACTCAGAAGGACTAAACTGTCTTTAATTGTGATACTAACGCTGCTGGTTACAG CTGTAACTGGAGATGATACCGCCTCCCTCACAGTCAAACATGGACATGATGTCACTTTGCCATGTGGAAATGTGATTAAAGATCAGCAGAAATGTGACAGTCCTTCTTGGCTTTTCAGTCGTTATAGTAGGAGCACAGCAGGAGAGCTGGTTACACTCGGGAATATAAGTAAAAATGAGAAAGCTAAAGCTAAAGCTAAGAGGCTAAATGTTACAGAGGATTGTTCTCTGGTTATTAAAAATGTCACACGTGAAGATGTTGGTCGTTACAGCTGCAGACAGATCAGATCAGGAGAACAACATGGTCTAGATGCTCTTCTGTTGCTGAATGTTATTGACA TTGACTCAGATGATCCCTACAggttttactgctctgtgttcaGATTTGGAGACTGTGCCCACACAGTGAAGTGGTATTATAAGGGTGATAAGACAGATATATCAGAACACCAACAGACCGACTGTACAGCCGCTGTGATATTTACAACTGAAGTTGAAAAGTCAAAAATTGAGGAGTTGCTGTTTTGTAACgtgacagacaaacagagtgGACAAACACTGCTGTGTAATGCCTTCTCTAAGTCCTCATGTGAGAAAACAG GAAGCACATCAGCAGGAGGAAACGAGATAACGGAGGACGAAACTCTGAAGAAACCAG GTTGGATCAGGTTCATCATTGTGTCTGTGGGACTGGCAGTACTCATAATCATTTTTGTGACGATCAGCATATGGGTGAGAACTAAAG AGAACAAAACGCAGATGGATCACAATGCT gtTGAAAATGATGAAGGTGAAGCTTCAGTAATCTATGAAAACTATGGAGGTCATGATGCTTCTGTCAGATTCCAGTGA
- the naa20 gene encoding N-alpha-acetyltransferase 20: protein MTTLRPFTCDDLFKFNNINLDPLTETYGIPFYLQYLAHWPEYFIVAEAPGGELMGYIMGKAEGSVAREEWHGHVTALSVAPEFRRLGLAAKLMEMLEEISERKGGFFVDLFVRVSNQVAVNMYKRLGYSVYRTVIEYYSASNGEPDEDAYDMRKALSRDTEKKSIIPLPHPVRPEDIE from the exons ATGACAACATTGCGACCGTTTACCTGCGACgatttatttaaattcaacaaCAT CAACCTGGACCCTTTGACAGAGACT TATGGGATCCCGTTTTACCTGCAGTACCTGGCTCACTGGCCGGAGTACTTCATCGTTGCCGAGGCTCCTGGTGGTGAACTCATGGGCTACA TCATGGGGAAGGCGGAGGGATCTGTGGCTCGGGAGGAGTGGCACGGTCACGTCACCGCTCTGTCCGTCGCCCCCGAGTTCAGAAGACTGGGACTCGCCGCCAAACTGATGGAGATGCTGGAGGAGATCTCCGAGAG GAAGGGGGGATTCTTTGTGGATCTCTTTGTGCGCGTCTCAAACCAGGTGGCGGTGAACATGTACAAACGCCTGGGCTACAGCGTCTACAGGACGGTCATCGAGTATTACTCGGCCAGCAACGGAGAACCTGACGAAGACGCTTATG ATATGAGGAAAGCTTTGTCCAGAGACACGGAGAAGAAGTCGATCATCCCGCTGCCGCATCCTGTCAGACCAGAAGACATCGAGTAA